A section of the Acidimicrobiia bacterium genome encodes:
- a CDS encoding type II secretion system F family protein — translation MTLLAVMVAGAGVGLGVVLGFRALFPRPIPLSRALADLERPRRSLAELAPASSTSGVADRIGQWVIRVVESTGLADLGELRRRLRALGKPIEAHAFEKLLGGMAGLLIPVIFGLAVAAAGVSVSPGVIVALAVGLSLAGFMYPDLGLSERIERRRRDFRHSLSAYLDLVTIILAGGGGLETALQTSADLGDGWAFAEIRAALHRARLTSRTPWEVFDQLGQELGVDELRELAAAAHLAGDQGARIRASLAAKADSMRASQTAAIEAQAEAATEKMLLPVVTLVVGMILFIGFGVVQAISTPGAIP, via the coding sequence ATGACACTGCTGGCAGTCATGGTCGCCGGTGCAGGCGTCGGGCTTGGTGTCGTCCTCGGGTTCCGGGCGCTGTTCCCTCGGCCGATACCTCTCAGCAGAGCCCTCGCGGACCTCGAACGGCCGCGTCGCTCCTTGGCCGAGCTTGCCCCGGCGTCGTCGACTTCCGGCGTGGCCGACCGGATCGGCCAGTGGGTGATCCGGGTCGTCGAGTCCACAGGACTCGCGGATCTCGGCGAGCTCCGGCGTCGCCTCCGGGCGCTCGGCAAACCGATCGAAGCCCATGCCTTCGAAAAGCTGCTCGGTGGGATGGCCGGACTCCTAATCCCGGTCATCTTCGGCCTAGCGGTCGCAGCGGCCGGAGTGTCGGTTTCCCCCGGCGTCATCGTGGCCCTGGCAGTGGGACTGTCGCTGGCCGGATTCATGTACCCGGATCTCGGGCTGTCCGAGCGGATCGAACGCCGCCGCCGCGACTTCCGCCACTCCCTGTCCGCCTACCTGGATCTCGTCACCATCATCCTGGCCGGTGGCGGAGGGCTCGAAACGGCTCTACAGACCTCAGCCGACCTTGGAGATGGGTGGGCCTTCGCCGAGATCCGCGCCGCGCTCCACAGGGCCCGCCTCACCAGTCGAACACCGTGGGAGGTCTTCGACCAACTCGGACAGGAGTTGGGTGTCGACGAACTGCGCGAACTGGCAGCAGCGGCTCACCTGGCAGGCGATCAGGGTGCCCGCATCCGGGCGTCTCTCGCCGCCAAGGCGGACTCCATGCGTGCCAGCCAGACCGCCGCCATCGAGGCCCAAGCCGAAGCTGCCACCGAGAAGATGTTGCTGCCGGTCGTCACGCTGGTCGTCGGCATGATTCTCTTCATCGGATTCGGCGTCGTGCAGGCCATCTCCACCCCCGGGGCAATCCCATGA